Proteins from one Aspergillus nidulans FGSC A4 chromosome VIII genomic window:
- a CDS encoding uncharacterized protein (transcript_id=CADANIAT00001611), protein MPQHEMTKSDSERIQSSQAKSGGDMSLGGFASRALSAGTAGSIPSPRPLLPATRTRVPDLQADLIRPHLAVMRGREEDKIDPEAEDSW, encoded by the exons ATGCCTCAACACGAGATGACCAAGTCAGACTCGGAACGAATCCAGTCCTCGCAG GCTAAAAGCGGAGGGGACATGTCTCTTGGAGGATTCGCCTCGCGCGCCCTGTCTGCCGGGACTGCTGGGTCAATTCCCAGTCCTCGGCCACTGCTTCCGGCCACGCGGACTCGGGTGCCGGATCTGCAGGCGGATCTCATTCGGCCGCACCTGGCGGTGATGCGGGGCAGGGAAGAAGATAAAA TTGATCCTGAAGCGGAGGACAGTTGGTAG